A section of the Ciona intestinalis chromosome 4, KH, whole genome shotgun sequence genome encodes:
- the LOC101243283 gene encoding carbohydrate sulfotransferase 10-like, protein MAYLPTQYYNGIYIDRVNSIHAQCSKRQHKKNGILKSDRFKYSDKAGVVLCETPKVASTTWQLALLKLDGFKQEKIELLMKKWAYQPIPNQLLSQVGTENDAEDIFRKYFSVMITRHPFERLVSAYRNKLSSAADYPYYRDTVGKQIARSQAAEYLHGVSLGLVTWIPQYFMKKTWQFQRLSNDQQREVIEYTKVLNNGNVSFEQFIKFINNYAKRMNVKDMDIHWRPQTDMCLPCNVNYTYVIRFENLVAESNQVLSWIQNDRPIDSPRVNITGGQPPPVKNSRTIRYFEQLDETEVETLRKIYADDFAILGYDPYKYKGTTKQQ, encoded by the exons ATGGCATACCTTCCTACGCAATACTACAATGGCATTTATATAGACCGGGTTAACAGCATCCATGCTCAATGCTCCAAACGCCAACATAAGAAAAATGGAATACTCAAATCCGATAGATTTAAGTACAGTGACAAGGCCGGTGTGGTGTTATGTGAAACGCCAAAA GTAGCCAGTACTACATGGCAGTTAGCTCTTTTAAAATTGGACGgatttaaacaagaaaaaatcGAATTGCTGATGAAAAAGTGGGCTTATCAACCTATACCCAACCAGTTACTGTCACA AGTCGGAACCGAAAACGATGCTGAAGATATTTTTCGAAAGTATTTTTCTGTGATGATTACCAGGCACCCATTCGAAAGGCTGGTGTCAGCCTATAGGAACAAACTTTCAAGTGCTGCCGATTACCCGTATTATCGGGATACTGTTGGAAAACAGATAGCAAGGTCTCAAGCTGCAGAATATTTACACGGTGTGAG tttaggtTTAGTAACTTGGATACCCCAATACTTTATGAAAAAGACATGGCAGTTTCAAAGATTAAGCAACGACCAACAACGTGAGGTTATTGAATACACAAAAGTGTTAAACAACGGCAACGTTTCGTTTGAACAGTTTATCAA GTTTATCAATAACTACGCTAAAAGGATGAATGTAAAAGACATGGACATACATTGGAGACCACAGACCGATATGTGTCTGCCGTGTAACGTCAACTACACTTATGTGATTCGGTTTGAAAACTTGGTAGCGGAGTCAAACCAAGTTTTGAGTTGGATTCAAAATGACCGACCAATTGACAGTCCACGGGTAAATATAACAGGCGGTCAACCCCCACCGGTTAAAAACTCGAGGACCATACGTTATTTTGAGCAATTAGACGAAACAGAAGTGGAAACACTTCGAAAAATATACGCTGATGATTTTGCAATACTGGGATACGATCCTTACAAATATAAAggtacaacaaaacaacagtaa
- the LOC100178483 gene encoding calcium uptake protein 1, mitochondrial codes for MNGKALFAVGAAAGSFILYRNSSSQRTNTATSPVLLYDANKEIGAHSFQWRHFPQVAYCKAAMTESPDMSYTSETSVEPVSKEQEERKKTRIGFKDRRFIEYENRIRAYSTPDKIFRYFATYKIIHENGDSEIYMTPEDFLRSITPGEKQPENLGLDKFKVKRITSNPDGSAAAPLKAKSLNLPKDSIFATLGECGFISFSDYIFLLTVLSTPQRNFEIAFRMFDLNGDGEVDINEFQQVTNTARSQTSVGMRHRDHKNTGNVVKTFKESNSAITSYFFGPTGRERKLTVQKFVEFQEKLQADILRLEFNKFDPDNTGAIKEVKFVKMLLTYSGLSEKKQKAILKRIRKEYSGEKSRGISFQETKAFFLFLKHINDVDVAFDFYHVVGADVDKATMKQVARTVAKQELTGQTIDVVFTAFDEDGNGSLSNKEFVAVMKRRLMRGLEKPKDTGFFRLIDAMWKCARETSWGGGD; via the exons ATGAATGGTAAAGCTCTGTTTGCTGTAGGAGCTGCGGCAGGCTCCTTTATTCTGTATCGAAACAGTTCATCACAACGTACAAACACTGCTACTTCACCTGTATTACTATATGATGCTAATAAAGAGATTGGAGCTCACTCATTTCAATGGCGGCATTTTCCCCAAGTAGCTTACTGTAAAGCTGCAATGACAGAAAGCCCTGATATGTCGTATACAAGTGAAACTTCTGTGGAACCTGTGTCAAAAGAACAAGaagaaagaaagaaaacaaGAATTGGATTCAAG GACCGAAGATTTATTGAATACGAGAACCGGATACGTGCATACTCTACACCAGATAAAATATTCCGCTACTTCGCAACTTACAAAATAATCCACGAAAATGGTGACAGTGAAATATACATGACACCTGAGGATTTCTTAAGATCGATAACTCCTGGGGAAAAACAACCAGAAAATCTGGGTCTTGACAAATTCAAG GTTAAGAGAATCACCTCCAACCCAGATGGTTCAGCTGCTGCCCCTCTGAAggcaaaaagtttaaatttaccaaaagATTCGATATTTGCTACATTGGGAGAATGTGGTTTCATCAGCTTCAGCGATTACATTTTCCTACTCACT GTATTGTCAACCCCGCAACGCAACTTTGAAATCGCGTTTCGAATGTTTGACCTGAATGGAGATGGTGAAGTAGATATAAATGAATTCCAACAAGTTACAAACACTGCAAGGTCTCAAACCTCCGTTGGTATGCGACACAGAGACCACAAGAATACAG GAAATGTGGtgaaaacattcaaggaatcgAACTCGGCAATTACATCTTATTTCTTTGGTCCAACTGGACGTGAACGTAAACTAACGGTGCAAAAGTTTGTTGAGTTTCAGGAAAAACTTCAG GCTGACATTCTCCGTCTTGAGTTTAACAAGTTTGATCCAGATAACACTGGTGCAATCAAAGAGGTTAAGTTTGTGAAGATGTTGCTCACTTATTCTGGGTTAAGTGAGAAGAAACAGAAAGCAATCCTTAAG AGAATTCGTAAAGAATATTCGGGTGAAAAAAGCAGAGGAATTTCGTTTCAAGAAACGAAAGCTttctttttattcttaaaacaTATCAACGACGTTGATGTTGCATTTGATTTCTATCATGTGGTTGGAGCTGATGTGGACAAAGCTACAATGAAGCAG GTTGCCCGGACAGTGGCAAAGCAGGAACTCACAGGCCAAACCATCGATGTTGTTTTCACTGCTTTCGATGAGGATGGAAATGGATCTCTCAGTAATAAAGAGTTTGTTGCTGTAATGAAGAGAAGGCTCATGAGAGGCCTCGAAAAACCAAAGGACACCGGATTTTTCAGACTAATTGACGCAATGTGGAAATGTGCAAGGGAAACCTCATGGGGTGGCGGGGATTAA
- the LOC100180846 gene encoding carbohydrate sulfotransferase 10, which yields MVQQRKCKVAFLVLCIFVLMFTILMQDHLKKSFNKFDVLLATQLTSSTAVDYRKIYQDRSDSITERCLKQKHKSVILKSDRFKYSDKAKVVLCETPKVASTTWQIALLKLGGFNQEINDALMKKWAYQPMPNQLLSHLKTEHEASEIVRNYTSIMITRDPFERLVSAYRNKLSKVADYPYYRDTVGKQIARSQAAEYLHGVSLAVVQSPTPGSLDKSPQFQNLNEEQKRGVIEYAKILKNGEVSFKQFVRFINNYAKRMNVKDMDIHWRPQTDMCLPCNVNYTYVIRFENMVAESNQVLSWIQNDRPIDSPRVNITGGQPPSVKNSRTKRYFEQLDETEVEILRKVYADDFAILGYDPYKYNATKTV from the exons ATGGTACagcaaagaaaatgcaaagtaGCGTTCTTAGTATTGTGCATTTTCGTGTTGATGTTTACAATTCTGATGCAAGACCATCTGAAAAAGTCCTTCAACAAATTTG ATGTATTACTGGCGACTCAATTGACATCTTCAACCGCTGTAGACTACAGGAAAATATATCAAGATCGGTCAGACAGTATCACTGAACGATGcttgaaacaaaaacacaagagCGTGATCCTCAAGTCCGATAGATTTAAGTACAGCGACAAGGCCAAAGTCGTACTCTGCGAAACGCCAAAG GTAGCAAGCACAACATGGCAAATTGCTCTTTTAAAATTGGGAGGTTTTAATCAAGAAATAAACGACGCCCTAATGAAAAAGTGGGCTTATCAACCTATGCCGAACCAGTTGCTATCGCA TCTTAAAACTGAGCACGAAGCGAGCGAAATCGTTCGCAATTACACCTCTATAATGATAACCCGGGACCCATTTGAAAGGCTGGTGTCAGCCTATAGGAACAAACTTTCAAAAGTTGCCGATTACCCGTATTATCGGGATACTGTTGGAAAACAGATAGCAAGGTCTCAAGCTGCAGAATATTTGCACGGTGTGAG CTTGGCCGTGGTTCAATCGCCGACGCCCGGTTCACTAGATAAATCACcacaatttcaaaatttaaacgaGGAACAAAAGCGAGGTGTGATTGAATATgcaaaaatactgaagaatGGCGAAGTATCCTTCAAGCAATTCGTCAG GTTTATCAATAACTACGCTAAGAGGATGAATGTAAAAGACATGGACATACATTGGAGACCACAGACCGATATGTGTCTGCCGTGCAACGTCAACTACACTTATGTGATTCGGTTTGAAAACATGGTAGCGGAGTCAAACCAAGTTTTGAGTTGGATTCAAAATGACCGACCAATTGACAGTCCACGAGTAAATATAACAGGCGGTCAACCCCCATCGGTTAAAAACTCGAGGACAAAACGTTATTTCGAGCAATTGGACGAAACAGAAGTGGAAATACTTCGAAAAGTATACGCTGATGATTTTGCAATACTGGGATACGATCCTTATAAATATAACGCGACAAAAACCGTATGA
- the LOC100176168 gene encoding peptidyl-prolyl cis-trans isomerase FKBP3: MAATTTVEQQWDKAALLSDTVGKKEIVQFLQENAAPRFLAEEKLQGSLKNVVKTSKKDHLAEAYLKLFENKAFKGSEYDTVVEVTAKVGAMQVKQTKKKEEEDVGPPKFKKTVIKKGDKVNFPKRGDKVSCYYVGKLENGTVFDSLQPGSKKKKNMPLVFKVGKENVIKGWDEALLTMSVGEKAEITIEPEWAYGKAGKPEAKIPPNSTLIFEVDLYRID, from the coding sequence ATGGCTGCCACTACTACAGTTGAGCAGCAATGGGACAAGGCAGCTCTGCTTTCCGACACAGTTGGTAAGAAAGAGATTGTTCAGTTCCTGCAAGAAAATGCTGCACCGAGGTTTCTTGCTGAAGAAAAACTTCAgggtagtttaaaaaatgtcgtGAAAACTTCTAAGAAAGATCATCTTGCTGAAGCTTATCTGAAgttgtttgaaaacaaagcATTCAAAGGCTCGGAGTACGATACAGTAGTGGAAGTTACCGCTAAAGTTGGTGCGATGCAagtcaaacaaacaaaaaagaagGAAGAAGAAGATGTTGGACCTCCAAAGTTTAAGAaaactgttataaaaaaaggagataaagttaattttccgAAACGTGGTGATAAAGTAAGCTGTTACTATGTTGGTAAGCTTGAAAATGGAACTGTATTTGATAGTCTGCAACCTGGatcaaagaaaaagaaaaacatgccGTTGGTATTTAAAGTTGGGAAAGAGAATGTGATTAAAGGTTGGGATGAAGCTTTGCTTACTATGAGCGTTGGTGAGAAGGCGGAGATTACCATTGAGCCTGAGTGGGCTTATGGTAAAGCTGGTAAACCCGAGGCAAAAATTCCACCTAATTCTACTTTAATTTTTGAGGTTGATCTTTATAGAATTGATTAA